The following is a genomic window from Niabella soli DSM 19437.
GGGCGGCGAAACCGCCGACGTGGGAGATGTGGTACGTACTATTGCCGTAAACGGAACCATGACGGCCCGTTGGCCTAAAGATAAACTGATCACCAACGAAAAGATAGGGCCCGGTAATGTGATCGTAGGACTGGCCTCTTTTGGAACTACCCATTACGAAAGTGAATACAACAGCGGACTGGCCAGCAATGGCCTCACCAGCGCGCGCCATGATGTTTTGAAAAAGGAATACGCCCAAAAATATCCCGAAACATTTGAACCCGGATTGCCGGACGAAGTAGTATATATCGGCCCGCATTCCATGACGGATATTGTTGAGGTAGAAGGAAATACAACAACTATCGGAAAATTATTATTAAGTCCTACGCGCACCTTTGCTCCAGTAATGAAAGCATTACTGGAGGAACATTTTGATGCCATTAAAGGCCTGATCCATTGTAGCGGTGGCGGTCAGACGAAATGTATGAAATACGTGCCGGCCAATGTAAAGATCATAAAAGACAACCTGTTTACACCACCGGTAATTTTTGATATTATCCAAAAGGCAAGCGGTGCAGACGCCCGGGAAATGTACCAGGTATTTAATATGGGCACCCGCATGGAAATTTACACCAATGAAAAAGATGCTGATGCTATTATAGCCCTGGCAAAATCATTCGGGGTAGATGCGCAGGTTATAGGAAGGGTAGAAGCTGCTGAAAAACAGGAGCTGGAGATTCATACCGGTACAGAAACCATCCGGTTCTGATCACTCCAGAGGGTGACTTATCAAAAACAACTGGTTTATTTAATAAACCGTTGGTCGTAATGCATTTTGATGAACCAGCCACAATGCACAACGGGCAGGCCTCCACGGTTAAATAATTTTCGTACAAGATTAATCAATTGATTCATAAGCTTTTGATTTAATTATCAGTCATAAAATTTCAGATAAAATTGATCTTACCGTCTTGCTCGAACGGCGTCAATTTCATGGGGACGGTACGATTTTCTTATACAAAGTTAAATTCCGTAACTGCCCATTTCAATAGCTATTTTTGGGTATGTGGATAAAATGGTAGTTTCTTTCCGGCAGTTGTAGAATGTGTACCATTATTTTTTTCACTCTATATTTTGTTTAAACCCGATCTTATTTCTTGACAGCGGGCGGCTTTGTTTTTCGATCAGCTCTTTGAGCACCACGAAAATATTCTCAATATTCCGGCTATTGCCTTTCACCTCTTTTTCCAGTTGCGCCAGCTGTCGCAGGATCTCACTATGAGTAAGGGTATATTCCTTAAGCTTTGTAAATACGCGGATAATCCGGATATTGACTTCTATGGCCGTATCGCTGTTCAATACGCTGGAAAGCATGGCTACTCCCTGTTCCGTAAAAGCGTTGGGAAGTTTTCGGATGCCGCCCCAGTTTGCCGCCAAACTTGAAGTCGCAATTTGCGACATCAAGTTGTCCAGTTCTTTTTGGGTAAGCGCAAACATAAAGTCTTTCGGAAAGCGTTTGCTGTTGCGTTTTACCTGTTCGTTCAAGCGCCTTGTCTCCACGCCATACATTTCCGCTAAATCCCTATCTAACATTATTTTTTGCCCACGTATTACATAAATGCGGTTGAGGATTTTTTGTTCTGCTACAAGCATTTGCAGGTCAGCCTTTGCCATACAATCGATTTAGGGTTTTTCATTATTTGGTTAGCTCCTTATAAAGATAGATAAAATATCAGCAAAAGACTACGACGGTAGTTCTTACTCAGGGCGAACGCATAAATTGGCTAAGCCACGAATGCGCTAATAAATGATTAATCTAATCGTAAAACAATGAACACAAATAGCGCCGGCGGCGCATGGGATTCGTGTTTATTTTCTTTGAATAGGGTACAACAGCTAATTCATTCGTGTATTTGTGGTAATCTTTTAAATTATGGCCCCCCTGAGTTCTTACAGTGTTTTTCAGTGGCAAAGCTCAGCCACAGAAACTCAGAAACACAGAAGGATATGCGTTACCTCAATAAAAATGCACCTCCTAATCCTTCGGCTCCCACAATTCCACTTTGTTGCCTTCGGCATCCAGGATATGCACAAACTTTCCGTAATCGTAGGTTTCAATTTTATCAACAATGGTCACGCCTTCTTTTTTCAGCTCCTCCACAAGCGCTTCCAGATTTTCAACCCGGTAATTGATCATAAAGTCCTGGGCGGAGGGGCCAAAGTATTTTGTCGTTTCCGGGAAGGGCGTCCATTGTGTTTGTGCTTTTTTGGTGCTGTCATCGCCTTCATACCACTCAAAACTAGCTCCATACGGGTTGGCGGGCAGGCCCAAATGTTTTTGATACCATGCCGTCATTTTCTTTGGGTCTTTGCATTTAAAAAAAATGCCCCCGATGCCTGTTACTTTTTTCATTTTATTGTTATGGTTTGTTGTCATTGTTTTAAAAGCGAAGCCCAGCACAAACGATGCGGCAATCAGCAATACGGTTACGATTATTCGTTTCATTTTAGAAAGATACCAATTCCCGGTATTTTTTGCAAGTGGCTTTTAAACAGTAAAGATGGGTAAGGTTGTTGTTTTTGGGCGTGTCCCGGTATGGGGCAGGGGTGTTGAGTGGTAAGCTGATTGGGGGAGTGCCCCATACCCGGGCCGGGCTATCCGCTCATACTCCGCCACAAGACCCGCCACACCGGGCTTCAGCGGGGTATCCGCTGCTATCCCTCACGCGGATTCCGTTTAAAACAGCGTGTTGCTTTTAAATGAAAAGTTTAAACAAACCGATGATAAAAAGGGGTGTACCTACGGCACACCATAAAACCCGGGGCCGTTACACGGCTACAAAGGGGTTGTCTCTACGAGACAAAAAACAGAAAAAAAAGTGGGGCAAATAACGATCTCTTTTTTATGCCTTTTATCTTTTGCAAGTGCTCCAATATTAGCTCTTTGTCTTAAGTAAATATGTCGAAAACATCCACCTTCATTCTCTACAAATATGCCGTAGGCATAACCCCTTTTTAGAAATAATATATCACAACGATTGACCATGCCGCGTAGCGGCTACCCTAATCGTTTTCAGGATCGGTAAAAAGGTACAAAGGATTGTATTCAATCCCGTAATCGTTCAACAACTCCAGGTATTCATCTCTGAATAGCTTTTTAGCGTGATGTTCTTTTTGATTCTGAATATATTTTACAACCGTGTCAATCTGTGCATGGCCATGACTAAACGCACCATAACCTTCCTGCCAATAAAATTTTCGCCGGGTAAATCTCTCTTTGTTTACAAA
Proteins encoded in this region:
- a CDS encoding AIR synthase-related protein, which codes for MSLYSKRGVSAQKEEVHAATEKLDKGLYEKAFCKIYPDVLVGDANWVNLMHADGAGTKSILAYLYWKETGDVSVWKGIAQDAIVMNLDDLLCVGIYDHLAFSSTIDRNKTVIPAEVLSEVINGSQAFFDTMKTFDVNITYMGGETADVGDVVRTIAVNGTMTARWPKDKLITNEKIGPGNVIVGLASFGTTHYESEYNSGLASNGLTSARHDVLKKEYAQKYPETFEPGLPDEVVYIGPHSMTDIVEVEGNTTTIGKLLLSPTRTFAPVMKALLEEHFDAIKGLIHCSGGGQTKCMKYVPANVKIIKDNLFTPPVIFDIIQKASGADAREMYQVFNMGTRMEIYTNEKDADAIIALAKSFGVDAQVIGRVEAAEKQELEIHTGTETIRF
- a CDS encoding ORF6N domain-containing protein, translating into MAKADLQMLVAEQKILNRIYVIRGQKIMLDRDLAEMYGVETRRLNEQVKRNSKRFPKDFMFALTQKELDNLMSQIATSSLAANWGGIRKLPNAFTEQGVAMLSSVLNSDTAIEVNIRIIRVFTKLKEYTLTHSEILRQLAQLEKEVKGNSRNIENIFVVLKELIEKQSRPLSRNKIGFKQNIE
- a CDS encoding VOC family protein; protein product: MKRIIVTVLLIAASFVLGFAFKTMTTNHNNKMKKVTGIGGIFFKCKDPKKMTAWYQKHLGLPANPYGASFEWYEGDDSTKKAQTQWTPFPETTKYFGPSAQDFMINYRVENLEALVEELKKEGVTIVDKIETYDYGKFVHILDAEGNKVELWEPKD